The following proteins are encoded in a genomic region of Alnus glutinosa chromosome 8, dhAlnGlut1.1, whole genome shotgun sequence:
- the LOC133875771 gene encoding cytochrome P450 94B3-like, with protein sequence MFIFLLAFISLGFFLLSSFFSFILQIHHDCRKSSTSTHGPPSYPILGCLISFYKNRRRLLDWYTDLLSKSPTQTIEVRRLGARRTLVTANPANVEYVLRTNFNNFPKGKPFTEILGDLLGFGIFNVDGELWATQRKLASHEFSTKSLREFLVKVLEDEVDHRLVPLLEEAAESGKILDLQEILRRFAFDTICKVSLGTDPCCLDLSRPEPPPLVKAFDRASEISAMRSMAPVFLVWKIKRALNIGSEKKLKEALSVVHGSVAEIIRNKKRILEEDQENMYKCDGDLLSRLLLAGHDEEVVRDMVISFIMAGRDTTSSAMTWLFWLLSKYPAQKQLILNEVNSALDNGEKPLDFETLKDMRFLKACLCESMRLYPPVAWDSKHALADDTLPDGTSVRKGDRVTFFPYGMGRMEELWGKDRFEFKPDRWFDGINGSGELKLVSPYKFPVFQAGPRVCLGKEMAFIQMKYVVATILRRFEFSPVCENQPAFVPLLTGHMVGGFNVMVRKNSGGCGEPMVGT encoded by the exons ATGTTTATCTTTCTTCTAGCGTTCATCTCTCTAGggtttttccttctctcttccttcttctcgTTCATCCTCCAAATCCATCACGATTGTCGGAAATCGTCCACCAGTACTCATGGCCCTCCTTCGTACCCAATTCTTGGCTGTCTAATCTCTTTCTACAAAAATCGCCGACGCCTCTTGGACTGGTACACAGACCTCTTATCTAAGTCACCCACACAGACCATCGAGGTTCGCCGGCTTGGTGCCCGACGGACTCTCGTCACCGCAAACCCTGCTAATGTCGAGTACGTGCTCAGGACCAACTTCAACAACTTCCCCAAAGGCAAGCCATTCACCGAAATCCTCGGGGATCTTCTCGGCTTTGGCATATTCAACGTGGACGGTGAGTTATGGGCCACTCAGCGCAAATTAGCGAGTCATGAATTCAGCACCAAGTCCTTGAGAGAGTTCCTTGTCAAAGTGCTTGAAGATGAAGTCGATCATCGACTG GTACCATTGCTTGAGGAGGCTGCTGAGAGTGGGAAAATCCTGGACTTGCAAGAGATATTGAGAAGATTTGCGTTTGACACCATCTGTAAGGTGTCGTTGGGGACAGACCCGTGTTGCCTAGACCTATCGCGGCCGGAGCCGCCGCCACTTGTAAAAGCCTTTGACAGAGCGTCCGAGATAAGCGCCATGCGTTCAATGGCCCCGGTGTTCTTGGTGTGGAAGATCAAACGCGCGTTGAACATAGGCTCGGAAAAGAAACTCAAAGAAGCGCTCAGCGTCGTGCATGGCTCTGTGGCCGAGATCATACGAAACAAGAAGCGAATACTCGAAGAAGATCAAGAAAACATGTACAAATGTGACGGCGACTTGTTGTCGAGGTTGTTGCTGGCTGGTCACGACGAGGAGGTGGTAAGAGACATGGTGATAAGCTTCATCATGGCCGGACGAGACACCACGTCATCGGCCATGACGTGGCTGTTCTGGTTGCTTTCTAAGTACCCAGCCCAAAAACAACTCATTCTAAACGAAGTGAACTCGGCACTTGACAATGGTGAAAAGCCACTGGACTTTGAAACTCTCAAGGATATGAGGTTCCTAAAAGCTTGTTTGTGCGAATCCATGCGGCTCTACCCACCCGTTGCGTGGGACTCAAAGCACGCTCTCGCCGACGACACGTTGCCTGATGGGACTTCTGTTAGGAAGGGAGACAGAGTCACGTTTTTTCCTTACGGGATGGGAAGGATGGAGGAGCTCTGGGGAAAGGACCGGTTCGAGTTTAAACCTGACCGTTGGTTCGATGGGATCAACGGCAGTGGAGAGCTGAAACTGGTGAGTCCGTACAAGTTCCCCGTTTTCCAGGCCGGTCCGAGGGTGTGTCTCGGGAAGGAGATGGCCTTTATACAGATGAAGTATGTGGTGGCTACAATTCTGAGGCGGTTCGAGTTCAGTCCGGTGTGTGAGAACCAGCCGGCTTTTGTTCCTTTGTTGACTGGTCATATGGTCGGTGGGTTCAATGTCATGGTGCGGAAGAACAGTGGTGGCTGTGGTGAGCCAATGGTTGGAACTTAG
- the LOC133875097 gene encoding uncharacterized protein LOC133875097, whose protein sequence is MGRSDILLSPPISDDDSGEISSNLGSEFHAMDLVNPSLKLKMKFSTLQLFREAVKQYNVQRAMKQGFIEDCRPVIGLDGCFLKGPYKGTLLAAVGRDANNNMYPIAIFVVEAEIKESWTWFLECLVSDLGSHARHVRPTFISVRQKGLIPSFDVVIPTADHQICVRHLYANFRDKGFRGVALKELLWAAASSYTDIEFKHHMEEIKKLNHAAFKYLEKIDPSEWSRSWFSEYPKCDLLVNNISECFNSYILKAHDKPILTMLEMIRKQLQRRYQVKRNDIKTLKGKLCPRIVDKLEVIGEEATNCLSRYAGDDLFEVEQGRRTYVVDLGKRTCGCRKWEMTGIPCAHAHSAITFHGHKPEDYVDHCYSIEMYKKAYAPIIYPILSEEQWIRTHHSVLEPPRL, encoded by the exons ATGGGTAGAAGTGACATCCTGTTGTCACCACCTATTAGTGATGATGATTCTGGTGAGATTTCATCTAATCTTGGTTCGGAGTTCCATGCGATGGACCTTGTCAATCCAAGCCTAAAGTTGAAGATGAAATTTTCTACTTTACAGCTGTTCAGAGAAGCTGTTAAGCAGTACAATGTACAAAGGG CCATGAAGCAAGGGTTCATTGAGGATTGTAGGCCTGTTATTGGCCTGGATGGGTGCTTTCTAAAGGGTCCCTACAAGGGAACACTACTAGCTGCAGTTGGCAGAGATGCCAACAACAATATGTACCCTATTGCAATTTTCGTTGTGGAAGCTGAGATAAAAGAGAGCTGGACTTGGTTCTTGGAGTGCCTAGTTTCAGACCTTGGGTCCCATGCGAGGCATGTTAGGCCTACTTTCATTTCTGTTCGACAGAAG GGTCTTATTCCAAGCTTTGATGTTGTTATACCTACGGCAGACCACCAGATATGTGTAAGGCATCTATATGCCAATTTTCGGGATAAAGGGTTCAGGGGGGTGGCACTGAAGGAATTATTGTGGGCTGCAGCATCGTCTTACACTGATATTGAGTTCAAACATCACATGGAAGAGATTAAGAAGTTGAATCATGCGGCCTTCAAGTATCTAGAGAAGATTGATCCCAGTGAATGGTCAAGATCATGGTTCAGTGAATATCCAAAGTGCGACCTTCTTGTCAACAACATCTCTGAGTGTTTCAACTCATATATCCTCAAGGCTCATGACAAGCCGATTTTGACAATGTtggagatgattaggaagcaACTTCAAAGAAGGTACCAAGTAAAAAGAAATGACATTAAAACTTTGAAGGGCAAGTTGTGCCCTAGAATTGTTGACAAGCTTGAGGTGATTGGGGAAGAGGCAACAAACTGTCTTTCCCGTTATGCTGGTGATGACCTCTTTGAAGTAGAGCAGGGACGTAGAACGTATGTTGTGGATTTGGGAAAGAGGACATGTGGGTGCAGGAAGTGGGAGATGACTGGGATCCCATGTGCTCATGCACATTCTGCAATTACCTTCCATGGACACAAACCGGAGGATTATGTGGATCACTGCTATAGTATTGAGATGTACAAAAAGGCGTATGCTCCTATTATATATCCAATTCTGAGTGAGGAACAGTGGATTCGGACCCACCACAGTGTTTTGGAACCGCCTAGATTATGA